The genomic window GAAGTTGGCTAAGCAACCCCACTGACAACAGAGCCAGGAGCGCTCATGAGCCTATGAGTTGCCGTGAGAGGACTTACCATGTGGAGGAAAGCCGGCGTCGCAGCTGCCGGGACGCTGGGGCGGAACGAACGTGCCTGGAGGGGGGgtagacaaaagcaaaaaataaaacacaagtggctgtatgtgtgcgtgtgattgCAGAAGCTGAAACAGCATGCGGCCGTTAAAGTGACCTTCACACTTAGTGACCTTCACACTGACGCTCTACTGCTAATTAATGAAGAATGTTCGTGGCGCCAACGCGACTTGGGAACATGCTTGCTCTAAAGTAGAtatataattaattaataataataatatagtcAAGCCACTGcatatttgttatttttacaaattgTTCAATTCCCTGTGGAACTGATTCTTGTAAATAAACCTTGTTTGTTTTGTCTGCTGTAATGTCCCGGGTGGCCACAGGAGGGCGCCAGATTAACTACAAGTTTGTCATTTGTGTACTGACGTGTTCCAGATGAACGTGAGCCTGACTGGCGACGTCGTACACCACGTCCCGGATGTTCTGCTCCCGGCTGCCGCGGATAAAGTCCTCCTGCGAAGCCCTGTGCTGCAAAGAGACAAAGATCAAACTCCTGGCGTGGAGAAGTATAGGAGCCAAGAAGCTTACCAAAATGCAGATGTCCACGGGCAAGTAAACTCTGCGGCGGACGCTGTGATGAGGGGTGGCCCTCAAACACGTCACGATGCCGTGAGCCTTGCCCACGTGACTGGCCGCGTGATCTGCGTGGACGTCCTTAATACCTGCCGCAAGGGACATTTGcaaaaatgatgtctttttttttttaatgttcttgTAAGACCTTCTCACCTAGAGACTCAAGCAGCAGGTACAAGAGTGAAGACTGCGTGTTCTCGGCGTAGGACTCCAGCTCCTGAAGGTTGCGGTAGCCTCTGTCATCCAGATCCTTTTCCTGAAACGAAGATTCGTTCCAATCCATCCCGTTTGTCCCAAAAAATATGTCACGGTCTAAGTCGCTTTACTCTTTCTGCTATCATCCTTGTCAGCCATCTTTTGGTCAGGTTATGCTTCTTCACGGCctgcacaaaaaaatatttttttaaaacagaagGATAGCCGATAAATTCTTTTCCTAGTTACCTTCCACAGCTCCATGCTGACCGGCTGCTTTGGTGGTTTGTCTCTGTAGATTTCTTCGATCGTCGTCTTCCAGAACTCCATTCGCATCAGACCGAGAGACTTCTGAGAGACCGAGTCCTTCACCTGGGCTAGTTCTACATTGAAGGCTCGCAAAGCCAAGGCGGAGCGTCGTGCCGCTTCTGGTAGCAGGAGGGAGCACACAAAGCCCTCGTAGTCCCTGGACCTGTTAAAAAGATGATTTCAGATCGATCCATAGAATTCCGTTACAGTAGCAGGTATCAATGATGGGTTCCTCCAGAATTGGGAGATGATTCAACTCCAACCTTGACTGGTTATCCAAGCAGAGAACGGAACCCACCTGACCAATTCTAAGCAGAACTTCTCATTGTGCTGAACTTCCGCAGTAGCGCTTGCCGCGGCTCGAACACTCCGAATTTCCGCCGCCCGCCGAGCGCACGCGCCGACCGGGGACGTGTTGCGCTGAACGGTGAAGAACAGCGAAGGTTTCACGCACGACACTGCGTGATTTATACAACTGATGCTCGCTGCCATGTTTTTACCCTTCAACTTcctactttttcttcttctctggaTGTTTTTGGTGGATGGTGGACACCACCATGAGCTCGATACCGCCATCTATGGCGAGATTGCGTAACGGCATGCGTATAACGAAAATCATGTTGAGAGACAATGGTCACCGTCAAACCTGTTGTACCTACCTTGACCACCAGGTGTCACTATAATGTAAAAATGAATTTTTGTTCTACCCCGTATTATTTTGTTGGCACCATacacatgcttttattttgtaacTCGTTTCGCGGAAACAAtacctttattttgaaaggcaCAACCGTTATTGAGGAAGTTGACTTTTATGTCTACTTTGTAAGTAAGTGTACGCtacaaaaaaaagtggcaatgcGGCGTGACATGAGGGAGAAAAGTCACTTGACACTTCTTTAATCAATAAGAGGAGCTCCTCATGGCACCCAGACAAATATCTGTAAGGCTTTTGAGGCTGTTTTTATGTCTTTGTTGCCGGCTGTGGACAAGCCGAAGTCCCGGTGACGGGTGAGTGTGTGGAGCAAACGACCGGGGATGCTAATTAGTTAGCTGCAGCATATGGAAACTTTTACTCTGTTTCTCTCCAAATAACAACTTTGATATAAACTAATACTGTCCTTTAGAGTACTTTAAAAAATTAATATTCACTGACTTTAAGTGTTTTTTAATTTCTCGACAGTCACCCACTTCCTCATTGTTATAATCCGTTACATTTGGTCGACAGCTCCTCTGTGTATAATTTTAACAATTTAGTTTCTATACATTTGCACTATATCTACGTCATATTTGATGACTATGCAAAATATTTGATGAAAAAAACACCCTCTGTTTATaccatatttacatttttaatatcCAATCACGTGACCCTAACTTCTGCATTTCCAcgtaaaaataattgaaaatcaCTCGGCAAATATCTAAAACGatatttcattcatttccaCTTAAATGGAAGGACTGAAAACATTTCTCGCTACCTTGCCTTCCCTCTTCAGAGTGTGGGCGTTGGATGACACCCCAGTGGCCCACATGAGCATCCCGCAGCCCAACCCGGACGGCCTGGGTCCTCACCACTCACGCTTCAGTGACTGTCAGGCCAACGTGCACGGCAATCTCACACACGAGAACATTGGTGCCAGCAACCACAGCGGTCTACCGGTAGCCGAGTCCAGGCTGGTCGCGTACGAACTGCCTGGCCGTGTTGGGACCGGTAAGCATCACATTATTAgcgttatctttttttttaaactttatttattgttgtggtttgtttttttgcttcagcCCATTTTACTGTCGTCCACGACCCACTGAGGACCCTGTCGGTGCTGGAGCCAGGTGGGCCGGGAGGTTGCGCCAATTACACTTTGTCTACGGTGGAAGCCACGTCCCGGGCCCCTGGCTGTCTGTACGCCCAGAACGGCGGCTTCTTCGACACACATACAGGCCAGTGTCTGGGCAACGTGGTGAGTGACGGTAGGATGGTGCAGGACAGCGGCGGCGTGCAGAACGCCCAGTTTGGCATGAGGAGGGACGGCACCCTGGTGTTTGGGTAAGAGATGGAAAATTCATCAAATtgtaattaatatttttttttcactcgatATTGGGCTTCTCTGTGTGTAGGTATCTGTCCGAGGACGAGGTTTTGGATGAATCCAATCCCTTTGTTCAGTTGGTGAGCGGAGTCATCTGGCTGCTGAGGAATGGCGAGGTGTACGTTAATTCCAGTCTGAAGGCTGAATGCAAGGGGACGCAGGAGACCGGTACTGACGTCCTCGTGCTTCGACGGTGGTCATAGCGTTGCGTCATGAATAACCCGGAAGCGTTTTGGCAGGCTCCTTGCAGTATTTCACCGACGTTATTTCGGCCAGGACGGCCTTGGGTCACGACGCCGAGGGCAGGGTTGTCTTGGTGCAGGTAGACGGACAGACGGGAGAAAGGGGGTGAGagatttggaagaaaaaaaaaagaactccaCATATCTTATCTTTATGACAATGTCTTGACAGAATGAACCTTTGGGAGATGGCTGACTTTCTCAAAGAAAATGGAGTCATCAACGCTATCAATACGGATGGCGGCGGCTCGTCCACCTTTGTGTCCAATGGCATCTTGGCCAGCTACCCGTCCGACAAATGGTAGATTCCGCCTCGTAAACAGAAATCACCTCTCGCTGCAGACTGAAACGATTCCCCCACCCTCAGCAAGGCAAACACAAGGTGGCGCTGCGCTCGGGCAGTCTCCACCGTCCTGTGCGTCCACCCGCGACGTTGCCGGCCGGCGGACTGCGGCGGACACGGCGTATGCGAGGACGGAGTTTGTCGCTGCCAGGAAGGCTGGCGGGGCGCCGGCTGCGAGTCGGCGGTGTGTCAACCGCCATTTTGCCGTCCCCACGGGGTCTGCACCGCCGGTAAGCATTGCGGACCACCTCACCTTTTAGCTCAGATGCTTCATTTCCCATTCATGTCGCAGGCGCTTGCGTCTGCCACGCCGGATGGAGAGGCAAGAACTGCAGTCAAGGTACGTAGCTAGCAAGAGGCGCTAACACAAACTCAGATGTgtcaatgaaatatttttttcctcagaaTGTTTGGCAGGTTCCTATGGCAACGGCTGCAATCTGACTTGCATCTGCATGAACGGCGGCTCGTGCCATCACGTCCACGGAGGCTGCAGCTGCGTGCCGGGATTCTCCGGAGCAACCTGCGAAGAAGGTACGCGAGATGGAGCGCCAGCCACAGAAAAGCTGAAGCCAGACACGAGCTCAGTACCGAATATCTCAGAAGTGCGTATTGAGTGGAGTTATCTTTTCAGGTGGACGCTCAAGGGACAAAGAGCAGGAGCGAGAAACTTATCTGACAGAGTAAGTTGCAACTTTCGATTTTGTTTTTAGGAAGTCATTATGACTTTTCATATATTGGCACCTTTTTCATCAAGCAACTTTTTGCAGAGAGAAAACAAAtcctgaaaatgtattttttattttatttcagggCAACCTGGTTGGCGCTCACGATCATCTTGAGCATTCTGCTGTTGCTCAACCTGCTGGCTGTGGTGGCCCTGCTGCGCAGGCCCTCACGGGTGAGCGGCACGCGTGCCAACTACCCCTACCTGCCGCTGACCACCTTCGACGAAGAGGTTTCCAACGGCCGTACGGCTGACAAATGTGATCGGGATTGCTCAAACTCACTGGAAATAATCTAGGCCATGAAGAAGAGACGCTTGACTTTCAAAACACTGGAAAAGGTGAGTTCCACAAAGTCTTGTCACACTTGACAGACattccacacacacatatttttttaattataactTAAAGTATGATActttatttgaatttttatttttggagatTGTGGTCATTCTCAGGGATAAATTCTGCTGCCAGTCAACTGGAATCGCAGTCCAAATCATTTCGATAGAATATTCAGATATCAATGAAGAATGTATAGAATTATTGGAAATTTATATTTATAGTGCTATATCAATATTTGATGAGACTAtccaataaatgaataaagaaaAGACTCATTTTTCTGTCTGGTGTGTTGTCAATTTCTGTTGGCTTGCGAAAAAGCCTTTAGGATGTAATTCCCTTGTCGACCTGGTAGAGGGCGACAAAGACTCACGAACAGCAAACACTGCTGTGTTTTtcccttgtttgttttttcatatGTTAAATGTGTTTTCAAGTCTGAATAATTTGGATGtataaataaaattagaaaattAAGAAAACAAAGGAATTGATCAAttgagagaaaataaaataaatcgatATAAAATACAATATGCCAAAAACATAAATCCCCCAAAACACTGAAAACCTAATATTTTGTAATTAATACGtggtattaaaatatttttaaaaccaaATTTTACATGACTTGTTGCATTGTTGTTGCCGAGAAAAGAAGTTGACTTTGTGACTTGAAGGACTTTGCCACTGTTTTGAACTCAATCAATCTGATGCAATACTGTGCAGGAAGAGTGTGTGATTTGCTCCCCTGGGTGTGTGCACATATTTGTGGCCCAACACTCCACCCAAGGAAACAACATGTAAATATGTCATGACAATTACATGGAATTGTGTGAAGAAATCAAAAAGAAAGTCAAGGCAAAAGCTCAGAGGTCAGTGTGTCTCATTCGCATTCCCCTCAACGTGTTGACGGTAAAGTGCGGGAAGGGCATGACCCTGTCGGCGCTCCCGTCATGCATGAGGTCACcacagcagaaaaaaagaaaatatcctGTCTATATTTGAACGCACAAAAAAATTAAGGTTATTTAAACATTACAAAATTAAcctttttaaataattaaacatCAGGACATACATTAACACATAGAAAATGCACCAGCGATTATTTAACTaatgaaattttaaaaaatctttaaaaaaaaaagagtaaaataaGAAGTACAACATGAAATGAACAACTGCAGTGAATAATCACTCAAAAGAAAGACTCAATGAAATGTGAGATTCTTGGGAACACAACATGACACATTGCATCATGACACCAGTTGCTTTTTCCATACTGTACATCGTGTCCCATTTCCCAatagagcagaaaaaaaatagtcgGGTATTGACCTGTGCGTGGACCCAAGTGCAGTTGTGCAACTCGCAGGAAAACACGCTTACGTAAAGACAAGCCCACCCAACTCCACATATGGAGGAGGctctttattattgttttgctgGAACACTGACACACTGAATGAGGTGGGAACATTTTGTCCACCCCCATTCCTTGAAACTAAATTCTGCTTTCACAAAGTGGAGACaatgtttaaatgtttaaaaagagGTTAGAATGATTAAAGATTAACCCCGTTGGAACATTTTGGAAGGTTCTCGTAGGGTTGATGTCATGCAGAAGCCATCAAGGACGTTCTTATCAGTGTTGTGATGTCCTCAAATGGACAGGTAAGACCTGCTTGTGCTCAAATGGAAAAACGGCAGGCCAGACAAGCAGGTCTTATCTCATGTGCGTGTTTGTCCAATCTTAATCTATGGTTTTGTTTTGGTCCGGTTGATTTGAATCAAGCAAGGAACGATTCATATGTTTGGTTGAGGAATTCAGCCACTTAGAAAATAAGATAGCACCAACTCAATTTTTCATTTCTCTTCATCTTAAATTTCTTAATCTTtttttgctgaaaaaaaaagtacttaatTGAGGGAAAATGATTAATTTAAGTTTTGTTCCTCAAAGAAGActtgtgttttttaaaaaaatacttgtaTATTGGTTAAAATCCATCTTTATTgccttcaacttttttttccctcaaaattAAAACCaaccaaaaatgtgacttacaaaatgctcattttattttaattctgaAAAGGGTCATATGTACAAAATAAACGTCATTGAAACATCGTAAAActacaataacaaaaacactgaatccaGATTGCGTTTACAAACGTTACAAAACACAACCGGAACCGGATATGAACCGACTTGCATAACAATGCAACGTTCGGGGGCTCATGAGAGCGTTGCCCAGTCTTGTCCTTCAGAGAACACGGTCACGTGTGTTAGTGACACTCGCTCCCGCGCCCCACGATTGGCCGAGACGCGGGCGTTGGCTCCGCCTTGCCTGACGTCACGCCGATCAGCTGTTGAGGAGGCCTAAGCGcacacaacaataacaaaaggAGCAGTCGGGGGAAACCAAGAAGATACAACAGCCGATGTTAAATTCCTAACCttacgcctttttttttctactttattTCTTCTACGAAGAAATCGTGGAGTTTTTCGTTTTTAGAAAAAGACACACATCTACCTCGCGATCAAGAAGGAATTTTCGCTTTTTTATTGACGTCGTCGGCTGAGCTGCAGGTGGGTTCTTTGTTTTCTCCCCGCACGCAGAATTCatcattctgcagaataaatccagattttttttttcttaaatgcaTCTTCACTTAGATCGGACTGTTTGTTGCTCTTTTCTGATCATTGATGGCATCATATAAATGTTGTACGTTTTGTTCCACTCGGCATATTTTCTTCATGATGCTTTTAAGTCCTTGCGTGTTTGTAACTGCGTATTTTCTCCAGTGCATTcgattgtgtgttgttgttacACCGTAATAACATTGTGTTTACGTGGTTTGATCGTGACCAAAGTCGTGTCGAATAACAAATCCCCTACCCCCACCCCACTTCTTCTTTTCCACGCCCGGCTGCTAACGAGCTAAACCGTCTTAGACAAACAGGCTTCTCTAAGACTATCACTTAAAGGCCTAAAATGGCAGCCGATAAATCGACTAATCGATCTTCGTGAAAACTCAACTAAAAGCGTCTTTTTATTTGGTTGATTTCAAAATTTACAAGGTAGTTTGGCTATAAGTACCCATCTTTTCCAACGGAATCAGTTGGTGTATGTATGTAACTATTAATCAACTTTTATATTTTGCTAAATTTACTTTGTCTTGAAACCAGCAAATACTAACAAATCCACACTTGTAACTACTTGTTAGGATTATTTTCATCTGACATCTGACATTTAACTTGTTGATTCGGTATTTGTTTACTTGTTCTGAGTTGTTGACAGGAGATtatctgatttttattttgctctCCTACGATGGTGTGTTGGACAgtcgtttttttccccttgtccAAACATGTTTATGATGTTTAAAGTTCGACGActtttccagaaaaaaaaagccacttatTACCTCAAATTGAAATGTACGAGTGTGAAAAGAGACGCAAACGCAGCACAACCGCAGTGAACCGCGTGACGTGTTCAGGTGCTGCGAGCAAATCAGACATTTGAAAACTTACGACTGCCATGCATCCAATCAAAGCAAGTTTGGATTAAAATTCAGTAAAGAATTGTGTGAGTGGCGCTCCTCTACCTTTAAGAACAAAGGCCCACGAAATGTAAAGATTCTGACGAACAACAATCACAACCATGCGCCGTTTTCGATTCGAGTAAACAAAGAACGTTCGGGCAACGAGCAAACTCAAGTCACGACACGCGTTTTCGCACGTTAAACACGTTTGAACGAGGCTCCATCCGTTATAGAAACTCAAGAAGTAGAAACTTAGACGCCGGGACAGAAGTTAGACGGCATTGTGAGTATTAGCGCCATCAAAACATCTCGAGTATGGCGATGTACGAGCTACGGTCGCGGTTTTGAAAGCGTCACAGCTTTGGCAAGTCACGGGTAGTTTAGATACCGCCAAATAAATCCGACATTTGAGTGTCTGGATAGGTCCAACTGGCTAAAATACTAGCAAGGCAGAAATAAGCGTTGTCATGACTTTAAATAAAGCAACGAAGAGTCCCTGTGGCGCTGAATGACTATGCGCTTTGTCCTCCAGCTTTGACCAACTGTGATGATGTTGGTGCGTGTCCTATTTACCGCTGTTGAAtggaaccctttttttttttttttttttgttcgttcaACAGCTGAAACCGTCGCAGCTGCGGACTGCGTAATCCTTCCAATTTACAACACAAAAGAACCACAACATGTGTTCGTTTCGTATGTTAAACGTTGCAAACGCATGTGCGATGATTGGAAACTCGGGAGATGGAGAGCATATTACAATACATATCATAAttaaattaaactttttttttttcccgtaacGCAAGCTTAATAAGGTAGAGTGCCATAGATTAATGGGAATGAACATCACTGTTCAGTTACAAATAATAATGCTACTCAAAATTTGCACGtatattataaaaaaacaataaagagtGATTGATCAGAAATATCTGTGATGTCATGAACTGACATGCTAAAATGGATCTCCCGTGTCTTTCAGGTCTCTGAGTCAGTCCCCCCGCCCCGCATCTATTATACCATGTGTGGCCCCCTGGCTCTCCGATGAGTTGCGACCACCTGATGCACTTTAGCGCCCCGGCCGAGCGCCTGCCCGCCCGTAGCTGATGACCGAAGCGCCTCTCGGCCCTTCCCCGAAGCGCGCCCACGCCCCAGCAGGATGTTCCAGAGGTTCGCCAGCGCCTTGTTCGGCGACGACGTCGCCGCGCCCGAGCCAACCCGCCGCCTTCGCCACGATAAGCagcccgaggaggaggaggaggaggaagactggATTCTGGTCAACTTTCTGGGTGAGCCTCACCTTTGATGTGCTCAAACTTGTCCGACTGATTTTGGTAAACTTCTTTAATTCAACTCAATGAGCAATCGCAAATGCAAGTTATAGCAAGACGGTGGATATTTTTCGTTGGGgtcgtgtacctaatgaagtgtcctgtGACTTACCACCAAAAAAGGAAGTCAACAAACAGCGAGCCGGTTTGTTTGCAATGTTCTTGCATCTATTCCTCTCTGCTCACGTGTTTGGATGCTATGCTATCaggcagaaaaagaaaaaaatccggaAGGAAAAGTCGCTCGATTGCAATATTTGACTTATCGTTccttaaagagaaaaaaaattatagACGGGTTATTTTTAGTGGCCGGGCCAGCTGAGAGCTTAACTTCCTGTCTGGGTGAGTCATGAGAAGCTgcagcgagtgtgtgtgtgttggcctcCACATTTGGCTTCCTTTCGGGCTTCAAATATAATGTCAGCGTGTGTTTGTAGAGCTGTTGTTGGTGAGCCTGTGGTCAGGTTGGGTCACGGGATGTTTGGCTGCTAAACCATCAGGCAACACTGTCACAGCGCCTCCTGCTGTTACATATGAAACACTACACCTTTATCCATTggcacaaatgttttttttttggcccgTCTTCATTTACCTTGAGTGAGACTGATATTTGTAAAAATATTGTTCTTGTGTCATCAGCCGATAGCTGTTCAAGCCAGCGTGGCGGCGACAGCCTATCCGCTTCCACCGTTGGCCGGGgcgaggaggaagacgacgagGACCTGGTGATGATCCCGTCCCCCATGGCCAGCCCTCCCGTCCGCTACGCCTCCTGCACCTCCCTCAACTCCACGGCCGACACCGACCCGGACGGCGGCGGCGAAGACGACGAgggggaggaagacgaggacggCGACTTCCTGCGTCTGGACGCCTCGTCCTTGGAGGAGAGCTGGTTCGTCACCCCGCCGCCGTGTTTCACCGGCCGCGGGGTCCAGTCCGTCCTGGTGGAGACCAGTCCTCTGGAGAACCTGCTGATTGAACACCCAAGCATGTCGGTCTACGCCCACCACAGCCCCCCCAGGCTCAACCAGAACCCCATGCAGCGCTCTCTGGACCTGACCGCCGCCCCCAAGGAGAAAGGCAGGCGCGCTCTGGACGCTTCACGTCACAGGTTGGTAATTCGGGGATCGGTTTGAAGAGTTTAGGGTGGAGAATTTAGCGCTAATATCGTTATGTTGTCTCGCAGGCCAGACGTGTCATCGGTCCAGCGCCGCGCAGGCTCGCATCAGTCGGCATGCTACGCGGCGGCGCTGTCCACCCGCGCCGGCCTGTTCCCGCAGCGCCCGGGCCTGGCCGGCCAGTCGCTCTTGTCCCGCAACGCGCTGCGCCGCCTCAACCTGCTGCACCCGCCCAAGGCCGGCCCCACCCACCTGCACCAGCCCAGCCAGCGCCACCTCAACTTCTGAGGGCGCCGCCTTCGCCTCGCCGTCACGCAACAAGCACCAGCAGCTCGTCCCGAGACGATATGTTTGTCTTCTCCTTCCTTCGTGGACTCTTCTTCCTCACGTGTAGAATCAGCAGCGCTGTAGGTCACTTTACTCGGAGGGCGGACTCACTTTAtccatgatgacatcatcacccgACAACCTGTCACAATACTTGAACGTCACAGTTGGGTTCCAGTTACCGGATTTGGGGCAAGAAAGGTCTTTGTGATTTGCCGACGCTGTTATCTCCACCATTCAAACTCCGAATGTTAGCTTGTCGCTAAACAACGTAGCATATTAATTGTGGTGTGGACGGCCGACGCGGCGACACAGATTACGAAAAGCGGCCCCGACATTGTTACGTGGTGCCAGTCGTCAAAATGTTTTACGTGCAAAGCTCAGATGGGAACCGGGTCCCCCGCTCGAAGGTGTTGATCGTCCCTTCAGCTCGAGTGTAAATAGAGAACCGAACCGATTGTTTTCatcatcccaaaaaaaaaaaaagtcactccaTTGCACCGAAAGGGGAAAATTCACGTGTTGTCCTGCCTCTGACTTTTTTCCCGTCATTTTCACCATCAACGTAacagaggaagaggaaaaaaaagtttaaaaaaaaatggggtagATATCACTAAGCTTGCCTTGTTTTCACTGTAGCTTTACATTGAATAGAAACGTaagaaaaatgtatttaaaaagaaaaaaaagtccaaaatattattttttttctgaaaaaaaaacatttaaaaacagaTTACATATCAGTATGGGAaagtttgtgtgcgcgtgtgtgtatttgcgtCTGGTAGAGT from Syngnathus typhle isolate RoL2023-S1 ecotype Sweden linkage group LG10, RoL_Styp_1.0, whole genome shotgun sequence includes these protein-coding regions:
- the ndufaf6 gene encoding NADH dehydrogenase (ubiquinone) complex I, assembly factor 6 isoform X2, whose amino-acid sequence is MAASISCINHAVSCVKPSLFFTVQRNTSPVGACARRAAEIRSVRAAASATAEVQHNEKFCLELVRSRDYEGFVCSLLLPEAARRSALALRAFNVELAQVKDSVSQKSLGLMRMEFWKTTIEEIYRDKPPKQPVSMELWKAVKKHNLTKRWLTRMIAEREKDLDDRGYRNLQELESYAENTQSSLLYLLLESLGIKDVHADHAASHVGKAHGIVTCLRATPHHSVRRRVYLPVDICILGFAGGLYPRQPGAEHPGRGVRRRQSGSRSSGTRTFVPPQRPGSCDAGFPPHGGAGGLPAEGEEGGL
- the ndufaf6 gene encoding NADH dehydrogenase (ubiquinone) complex I, assembly factor 6 isoform X1, with amino-acid sequence MAASISCINHAVSCVKPSLFFTVQRNTSPVGACARRAAEIRSVRAAASATAEVQHNEKFCLELVRSRDYEGFVCSLLLPEAARRSALALRAFNVELAQVKDSVSQKSLGLMRMEFWKTTIEEIYRDKPPKQPVSMELWKAVKKHNLTKRWLTRMIAEREKDLDDRGYRNLQELESYAENTQSSLLYLLLESLGIKDVHADHAASHVGKAHGIVTCLRATPHHSVRRRVYLPVDICILHRASQEDFIRGSREQNIRDVVYDVASQAHVHLEHARSFRPSVPAAATPAFLHMVVLEDFLQRVRKADFDIFHPSLQKRNPLLAIQLYLRSWKKTY
- the nagpa gene encoding N-acetylglucosamine-1-phosphodiester alpha-N-acetylglucosaminidase, producing MAPRQISVRLLRLFLCLCCRLWTSRSPGDGVWALDDTPVAHMSIPQPNPDGLGPHHSRFSDCQANVHGNLTHENIGASNHSGLPVAESRLVAYELPGRVGTAHFTVVHDPLRTLSVLEPGGPGGCANYTLSTVEATSRAPGCLYAQNGGFFDTHTGQCLGNVVSDGRMVQDSGGVQNAQFGMRRDGTLVFGYLSEDEVLDESNPFVQLVSGVIWLLRNGEVYVNSSLKAECKGTQETGSLQYFTDVISARTALGHDAEGRVVLVQVDGQTGERGMNLWEMADFLKENGVINAINTDGGGSSTFVSNGILASYPSDKCKANTRWRCARAVSTVLCVHPRRCRPADCGGHGVCEDGVCRCQEGWRGAGCESAVCQPPFCRPHGVCTAGACVCHAGWRGKNCSQECLAGSYGNGCNLTCICMNGGSCHHVHGGCSCVPGFSGATCEEGGRSRDKEQERETYLTEATWLALTIILSILLLLNLLAVVALLRRPSRVSGTRANYPYLPLTTFDEEVSNGRTADKCDRDCSNSLEII
- the tp53inp1 gene encoding tumor protein p53-inducible nuclear protein 1, translated to MFQRFASALFGDDVAAPEPTRRLRHDKQPEEEEEEEDWILVNFLADSCSSQRGGDSLSASTVGRGEEEDDEDLVMIPSPMASPPVRYASCTSLNSTADTDPDGGGEDDEGEEDEDGDFLRLDASSLEESWFVTPPPCFTGRGVQSVLVETSPLENLLIEHPSMSVYAHHSPPRLNQNPMQRSLDLTAAPKEKGRRALDASRHRPDVSSVQRRAGSHQSACYAAALSTRAGLFPQRPGLAGQSLLSRNALRRLNLLHPPKAGPTHLHQPSQRHLNF